One segment of Triticum aestivum cultivar Chinese Spring chromosome 2A, IWGSC CS RefSeq v2.1, whole genome shotgun sequence DNA contains the following:
- the LOC123185869 gene encoding expansin-B5 produces MACSRGIFLSATFAVLSILSLPRATHGWANGGATWYGGPNGDGSEGGACGYKSDVGQDPFSSLIAAGGVGIFKNGKGCGSCYQVRCKENPECSGKHVTVVITDQCPDAQCQKRPHFDMSGTAFGAMAKPGMADKLRNAGVLNIEFERVPCKYHGKKISFKMDSGANPFYLAMLVEYEAGDGDLNSVEVMEAGGKKGYAKWEKMRQSWGALWCMDSKTGKPLEAPFSFRLTSSSGKVLVANNVVPAGWNAGKCYESKVNYPA; encoded by the exons ATGGCTTGCAGTCGAGGCATATTCCTATCTGCCACCTTCGCCGTCCTGTCAATCCTATCACTCCCAAGGGCGACGCACGGCTGGGCGAACGGTGGCGCAACGTGGTACGGCGGCCCTAACGGCGACGGCAGCGAAg GTGGCGCGTGTGGTTATAAAAGCGATGTCGGCCAGGACCCGTTCTCGTCGTTGATCGCCGCCGGCGGAGTGGGCATCTTCAAGAACGGCAAAGGCTGCGGTTCATGCTATCAG GTCAGGTGCAAAGAGAACCCGGAATGCTCCGGCAAACACGTGACCGTCGTCATCACCGACCAGTGCCCCGACGCGCAGTGCCAGAAGAGGCCGCACTTCGACATGAGCGGCACCGCCTTCGGCGCCATGGCCAAGCCCGGGATGGCCGATAAACTGCGTAACGCCGGAGTCCTCAATATCGAATTCGAGAG GGTGCCGTGCAAGTACCATGGCAAGAAGATTAGCTTCAAGATGGACTCGGGCGCCAACCCATTCTACCTCGCCATGCTGGTCGAATACGAGGCCGGCGACGGAGACCTCAACTCCGTGGAAGTCATGGAGGCCGGCGGCAAAAAAGGCTACGCCAAGTGGGAAAAGATGCGGCAGTCGTGGGGCGCCCTGTGGTGCATGGACTCCAAGACCGGGAAGCCTCTGGAAGCCCCATTCTCCTTCCGGCTCACCTCGAGTTCCGGCAAGGTGCTCGTCGCCAACAATGTCGTCCCCGCCGGGTGGAATGCTGGGAAGTGCTACGAGTCCAAGGTGAACTACCCCGCCTGA